One part of the Aricia agestis chromosome Z, ilAriAges1.1, whole genome shotgun sequence genome encodes these proteins:
- the LOC121738929 gene encoding peptide transporter family 1 isoform X1, with translation MGSQELRSQHQSLLQTDHLRNKLPYPKSVGFIVTNEFCERFSYYGMRSILVLYLRNKIGYTADGATVIYHVFTMFAYFFPLLGAMIADGWLGRFRTILYLSLVYATGSVLISLSAMPPVNLPQLEFTIIALLLIAFGTGGIKPCVSAFGGDQFKLPEQERYLGYFFSLFYFAINAGSLISTFITPILRADVHCFGDNDCYSLAFGVPGILMIVSIVFFVAGRRFYVTKQPAGNILGKVFSCITHAAVKAIKGKDKREHWLDNADDKYDAGLIEDVKDLLRVLVLFIPLPVFWALFDQQGSRWTFQADRMEQSIGSWTLKADQMQVLNPLLILLFIPLFEVGIYPFLTWARLIKKPLHKMIWGGVLAAIAFVISGIVEIKLLPTYGTPVSEGFAQLRVYNGFNCNFTLNANNDTVMIGPLSVYEKLDLESRNVTQLPISLRGIEGECANQTFVGNYELQEKKANSLFISQNGLYNFIDNNDKAIDTVNIRFLSNIDHLVTINVNDVRKNVTKLSLKSDDRSQYSIDKGTYNVLVDGVIILSEYEFKTGAVYTINMVKDSSETYIANPVVITPPNSVHILWLVPQYVIMTMGEVMFSVTGLEFSFTQAPASMKSVLQSVWLLTVAFGNLIVVLIVEGNFLDAQWKEFFLFAGLMMLDMLIFTAMALKYKYVELKSSTENVAIDEIRLPDKPTLKEN, from the exons CTATCCTCGTGTTGTACCTGCGCAACAAGATCGGCTACACCGCGGATGGCGCGACAGTTATTTACCACGTTTTTACGATGTTCGCCTACTTTTTCCCGCTCCTCGGGGCAATGATTGCTGACGGCTGGCTCGGGAGATTTAG GACAATATTGTATTTATCACTGGTGTATGCAACGGGAAGTGTACTGATATCCCTGTCAGCTATGCCTCCAGTCAACCTACCGCAGTT AGAGTTTACCATAATAGCATTACTATTAATAGCCTTCGGCACGGGAGGAATCAAGCCGTGCGTATCAGCTTTTGGAGGAGACCAGTTCAAGCTACCTGAACAAGAGAGATACTTGGGATACTTCTTCTCTCTGTTCTATTTCGCCATCAACGCTGGCAGTCTCATTTCCACATTTATAACTCCCATTTTGAGGGCAGATGTTCATTGTTTTGGAGATAACGACTGCTATTCTTTGGCCTTTGGCGTTCCTGGCATTTTGATGATCGTTTCAATAG TATTCTTCGTTGCGGGAAGAAGATTCTATGTTACGAAACAGCCAGCCGGTAATATCCTTGGAAAAGTTTTTAGCTGTATAACG CACGCCGCGGTCAAGGCAATTAAGGGGAAAGACAAACGTGAGCACTGGCTAGATAACGCGGACGACAAGTATGATGCAGGCCTTATAGAGGATGTTAAGGATCTGTTGCGTGTGCTCGTCCTTTTTATTCCTCTTCCGGTGTTCTGGGCACTGTTTGATCAAcaa ggATCAAGATGGACATTCCAAGCAGACAGAATGGAACAAAGTATAGGCAGTTGGACGTTGAAGGCGGACCAGATGCAAGTTTTAAACCCTCTTctcattttattattcattcCACTCTTCGAAGTT ggAATTTATCCATTCCTGACATGGGCGAGACTTATAAAAAAGCCTTTACACAAAATGATATGGGGTGGTGTGTTAGCTGCAATCGCATTCGTCATCTCAGGAATTGTCGAGATCAAACTTCTG cCAACCTACGGCACTCCAGTATCAGAAGGTTTCGCTCAGTTGAGGGTATACAATGGATTCAATTGCAACTTCACACTTAATGCCAATAATGATACTGTTATGATTGGTCCTTTGAGTGTTTACGAAAAATTGGATCTCGAGTCCCGCAATGTTACACAGCTACCCATATCTCTTAGAGGTATAGAAGGGGAATGTGCGAATCAAACGTTTGTAGGCAACTACGAATTACAAGAAAAGAAAGCAAACTCTCTATTCATTTCACAAAATGGTCTCTACAATTTCatagataataatgataaagCCATAGACACAGTTAATATAAG ATTTTTATCAAACATAGATCATCTCGTGACAATAAATGTCAACGATGTGAGGAAGAACGTAACAAAGTTAAGTTTGAAAAGTGACGACAGATCTCAGTATTCGATAGATAAAGGCACATACAACGTGTTGGTGGACGGAGTTATTATATTGAGTGAATATGAATTTAAAACAGGAGCTGTGTATACTATCAATATGGTGAAAGACAGCAGTGAGACATAC ATCGCCAATCCAGTGGTCATAACCCCGCCTAACTCAGTCCATATTCTGTGGCTAGTGCCCCAATACGTGATCATGACGATGGGTGAGGTGATGTTCTCAGTCACGGGGCTGGAGTTCTCATTCACCCAGGCTCCAGCGAGCATGAAGTCAGTATTACAATCGGTGTGGTTACTCACCGTGGCGTTTGGCAATTTGATAGTGGTGCTCATTGTAGAAGGCAACTTTTTGGATGCTCAG TGGAAGGAGTTCTTTTTGTTTGCTGGCCTCATGATGTTGGACATGTTAATATTTACGGCGATGGCACTAAAATACAAGTACGTGGAGCTAAAATCGAGTACGGAAAATGTTGCCATCGACGAAATAAGACTACCCGACAAACCGACGCTGAAAGAAAACTGA
- the LOC121738929 gene encoding peptide transporter family 1 isoform X2, whose protein sequence is METKEAKLPYPKSVGFIVTNEFCERFSYYGMRSILVLYLRNKIGYTADGATVIYHVFTMFAYFFPLLGAMIADGWLGRFRTILYLSLVYATGSVLISLSAMPPVNLPQLEFTIIALLLIAFGTGGIKPCVSAFGGDQFKLPEQERYLGYFFSLFYFAINAGSLISTFITPILRADVHCFGDNDCYSLAFGVPGILMIVSIVFFVAGRRFYVTKQPAGNILGKVFSCITHAAVKAIKGKDKREHWLDNADDKYDAGLIEDVKDLLRVLVLFIPLPVFWALFDQQGSRWTFQADRMEQSIGSWTLKADQMQVLNPLLILLFIPLFEVGIYPFLTWARLIKKPLHKMIWGGVLAAIAFVISGIVEIKLLPTYGTPVSEGFAQLRVYNGFNCNFTLNANNDTVMIGPLSVYEKLDLESRNVTQLPISLRGIEGECANQTFVGNYELQEKKANSLFISQNGLYNFIDNNDKAIDTVNIRFLSNIDHLVTINVNDVRKNVTKLSLKSDDRSQYSIDKGTYNVLVDGVIILSEYEFKTGAVYTINMVKDSSETYIANPVVITPPNSVHILWLVPQYVIMTMGEVMFSVTGLEFSFTQAPASMKSVLQSVWLLTVAFGNLIVVLIVEGNFLDAQWKEFFLFAGLMMLDMLIFTAMALKYKYVELKSSTENVAIDEIRLPDKPTLKEN, encoded by the exons CTATCCTCGTGTTGTACCTGCGCAACAAGATCGGCTACACCGCGGATGGCGCGACAGTTATTTACCACGTTTTTACGATGTTCGCCTACTTTTTCCCGCTCCTCGGGGCAATGATTGCTGACGGCTGGCTCGGGAGATTTAG GACAATATTGTATTTATCACTGGTGTATGCAACGGGAAGTGTACTGATATCCCTGTCAGCTATGCCTCCAGTCAACCTACCGCAGTT AGAGTTTACCATAATAGCATTACTATTAATAGCCTTCGGCACGGGAGGAATCAAGCCGTGCGTATCAGCTTTTGGAGGAGACCAGTTCAAGCTACCTGAACAAGAGAGATACTTGGGATACTTCTTCTCTCTGTTCTATTTCGCCATCAACGCTGGCAGTCTCATTTCCACATTTATAACTCCCATTTTGAGGGCAGATGTTCATTGTTTTGGAGATAACGACTGCTATTCTTTGGCCTTTGGCGTTCCTGGCATTTTGATGATCGTTTCAATAG TATTCTTCGTTGCGGGAAGAAGATTCTATGTTACGAAACAGCCAGCCGGTAATATCCTTGGAAAAGTTTTTAGCTGTATAACG CACGCCGCGGTCAAGGCAATTAAGGGGAAAGACAAACGTGAGCACTGGCTAGATAACGCGGACGACAAGTATGATGCAGGCCTTATAGAGGATGTTAAGGATCTGTTGCGTGTGCTCGTCCTTTTTATTCCTCTTCCGGTGTTCTGGGCACTGTTTGATCAAcaa ggATCAAGATGGACATTCCAAGCAGACAGAATGGAACAAAGTATAGGCAGTTGGACGTTGAAGGCGGACCAGATGCAAGTTTTAAACCCTCTTctcattttattattcattcCACTCTTCGAAGTT ggAATTTATCCATTCCTGACATGGGCGAGACTTATAAAAAAGCCTTTACACAAAATGATATGGGGTGGTGTGTTAGCTGCAATCGCATTCGTCATCTCAGGAATTGTCGAGATCAAACTTCTG cCAACCTACGGCACTCCAGTATCAGAAGGTTTCGCTCAGTTGAGGGTATACAATGGATTCAATTGCAACTTCACACTTAATGCCAATAATGATACTGTTATGATTGGTCCTTTGAGTGTTTACGAAAAATTGGATCTCGAGTCCCGCAATGTTACACAGCTACCCATATCTCTTAGAGGTATAGAAGGGGAATGTGCGAATCAAACGTTTGTAGGCAACTACGAATTACAAGAAAAGAAAGCAAACTCTCTATTCATTTCACAAAATGGTCTCTACAATTTCatagataataatgataaagCCATAGACACAGTTAATATAAG ATTTTTATCAAACATAGATCATCTCGTGACAATAAATGTCAACGATGTGAGGAAGAACGTAACAAAGTTAAGTTTGAAAAGTGACGACAGATCTCAGTATTCGATAGATAAAGGCACATACAACGTGTTGGTGGACGGAGTTATTATATTGAGTGAATATGAATTTAAAACAGGAGCTGTGTATACTATCAATATGGTGAAAGACAGCAGTGAGACATAC ATCGCCAATCCAGTGGTCATAACCCCGCCTAACTCAGTCCATATTCTGTGGCTAGTGCCCCAATACGTGATCATGACGATGGGTGAGGTGATGTTCTCAGTCACGGGGCTGGAGTTCTCATTCACCCAGGCTCCAGCGAGCATGAAGTCAGTATTACAATCGGTGTGGTTACTCACCGTGGCGTTTGGCAATTTGATAGTGGTGCTCATTGTAGAAGGCAACTTTTTGGATGCTCAG TGGAAGGAGTTCTTTTTGTTTGCTGGCCTCATGATGTTGGACATGTTAATATTTACGGCGATGGCACTAAAATACAAGTACGTGGAGCTAAAATCGAGTACGGAAAATGTTGCCATCGACGAAATAAGACTACCCGACAAACCGACGCTGAAAGAAAACTGA